The Solibacillus daqui genome has a segment encoding these proteins:
- a CDS encoding Gp37-like protein has product MNQTKCINNKVWGITMDARITDVKEIYETNGFSTKATFGNNRPTLIQKIKQELSQISGKVRR; this is encoded by the coding sequence TTGAATCAAACTAAATGCATCAATAATAAAGTTTGGGGCATTACGATGGATGCCCGAATCACTGACGTAAAAGAGATTTATGAAACAAATGGCTTTAGTACCAAGGCTACTTTCGGCAATAACAGGCCTACTTTGATTCAGAAGATTAAGCAGGAATTGAGTCAGATTAGTGGTAAGGTTAGGCGATAA
- a CDS encoding DUF418 domain-containing protein, with product MNSLVTQKERIVSLDIIRGIALFGILFINVAAFKVLLEAPPEYSGINGIIETLIDIFIEKKFFSIFSFLFGVGFYIFTSRAEARGDKPRWRFARRLLALLLIGIVHIFVFWGSILSIYAVIGFFLIPFYSAKISTISKWLFAIITIHVLCILGQLFMPNQGAFSTVFGILGNDVVTIFIMFLTGFLVAKADWISHISEYSKQLKWIQFVTFPIFVGISLWIWFAPKGDYQNLQLIMGLGVIPTTYFYLTCLFVMLENKSIAKFLKPIGRVGQMAFTNYLAQSFIGLAIISLMGLEVVSPSYVVIIAILIYAIQIIFSVIWFKFFKMGPFEKLWRFMTYGRKAMPKK from the coding sequence ATGAATTCGTTAGTTACTCAGAAAGAAAGAATCGTTTCCTTAGATATTATTCGTGGGATAGCGTTATTTGGCATTTTGTTTATAAATGTAGCAGCCTTCAAGGTATTACTAGAGGCACCGCCTGAATATAGCGGAATCAACGGTATTATTGAAACGCTCATTGATATTTTTATTGAGAAGAAATTCTTTTCGATTTTTTCATTCCTCTTTGGTGTAGGTTTTTATATTTTTACTTCACGTGCAGAAGCACGTGGCGATAAGCCAAGATGGCGTTTTGCAAGACGTTTACTAGCTTTATTATTAATTGGTATCGTCCATATATTTGTTTTTTGGGGCTCAATCCTTTCTATCTATGCAGTTATAGGTTTTTTCCTCATTCCATTCTATAGTGCAAAGATTTCAACGATTAGTAAATGGCTATTTGCTATTATTACTATTCATGTACTTTGCATTCTCGGACAATTATTTATGCCAAATCAAGGAGCCTTTTCAACTGTTTTTGGAATATTAGGAAATGATGTAGTTACTATTTTCATCATGTTTTTAACTGGGTTTTTAGTAGCAAAAGCTGATTGGATTAGTCATATTAGTGAATACTCAAAACAACTAAAGTGGATTCAATTTGTGACATTCCCCATTTTTGTAGGGATCTCTCTATGGATTTGGTTTGCCCCAAAAGGAGATTATCAAAATCTACAATTAATTATGGGTTTAGGTGTAATTCCGACAACGTATTTTTATTTAACTTGTCTATTTGTTATGTTGGAGAATAAAAGCATCGCGAAGTTTCTTAAGCCAATTGGACGAGTTGGTCAAATGGCATTCACAAATTATTTGGCGCAAAGCTTTATTGGCCTAGCTATTATTTCTTTAATGGGGCTTGAAGTTGTTTCGCCTTCTTATGTGGTTATCATTGCAATCTTAATTTATGCCATTCAAATTATCTTTAGTGTTATCTGGTTCAAATTCTTTAAAATGGGACCATTTGAAAAGCTATGGCGCTTTATGACCTATGGAAGAAAAGCAATGCCAAAGAAATAA
- a CDS encoding DNA ligase D — translation MKPMLLTDTDEIPVGNEWLYETKYDGFRCTLEWLEKAPILKSRNGNVLNKMFPEIIDFCSEIYISIKAHLPLILDGELVYLANDFQSNFTIVQQRGRMRNKEVILEHAKIFPCHYIVFDILKYRGKDQSNRQLTTRKQMLVKVLSGLELPVSVSYEETKRIQAIDVFEDGDELWSKIKVYNGEGVIAKKETSKWLSDTRSKSWLKIKNWRFISVIVYKYDTGNGYFSGGVYQGDSLIEVVTFKQGLQGEEMKTLVTFFEANGNKINGTWSIEPSICVDIACIDFDGSKLREPRFNSFRFDINPDQCNWQQLQRQLQPIPESVSITHPEKPVWPVIGIDKNHYLLYLQTIAPYMMPFLKERLLTVIRYPHGVPGENFYQKNSPENTPDFVSTQTIDDTNFVICNNIETLMWLGNQLAIELHIPFQPIHTEKPTEIVFDLDPPSVNEFHLAIDAALKMKAIFDQFNLKSFIKTSGGKGMQIYIPLPFNTFSYEETSVFTEFVCKFLIEQYPQWFTTERLKKNRNNKLYLDYVQHREGKTIIAPYSARGNEKGLIATPLYWDEVNDFLRPDKFTIHNVLERVRVVGNPFRNFRDIGELQDFKSVLDQLKGIL, via the coding sequence ATGAAACCTATGCTGTTAACTGATACCGATGAAATCCCTGTGGGTAATGAATGGCTTTATGAAACCAAATACGACGGCTTTCGATGTACGTTAGAGTGGTTAGAAAAAGCACCAATCCTAAAAAGTAGAAACGGAAATGTGTTGAATAAAATGTTTCCTGAAATTATTGACTTTTGTAGTGAAATATATATATCGATTAAAGCTCATCTACCTTTAATTTTAGATGGGGAATTGGTCTACTTAGCAAATGATTTTCAAAGTAATTTTACAATTGTCCAACAAAGAGGACGTATGCGGAATAAGGAAGTCATTTTAGAACACGCAAAAATATTTCCTTGTCACTATATAGTATTCGACATTTTAAAATATCGAGGGAAAGATCAATCCAATCGTCAGTTAACGACTCGTAAACAGATGCTTGTAAAAGTTCTTAGTGGTTTAGAACTTCCTGTTTCAGTTAGTTATGAAGAGACAAAAAGAATTCAAGCAATTGATGTATTTGAGGATGGCGATGAATTATGGTCAAAGATTAAAGTTTACAATGGCGAAGGAGTCATAGCTAAGAAAGAGACGAGTAAATGGCTAAGTGATACTAGGTCAAAAAGTTGGTTGAAGATAAAAAATTGGCGATTCATTTCGGTAATTGTGTACAAGTATGATACAGGAAACGGTTATTTTAGTGGTGGTGTTTACCAAGGGGATAGTTTGATTGAAGTTGTCACATTTAAACAAGGGTTGCAGGGAGAAGAGATGAAAACACTTGTTACTTTCTTTGAAGCTAATGGAAATAAAATCAATGGAACATGGTCAATTGAACCATCAATTTGTGTCGATATTGCATGCATTGATTTTGATGGCAGTAAATTAAGAGAGCCAAGGTTTAATTCATTTAGGTTTGATATAAATCCGGATCAATGTAATTGGCAACAATTGCAACGACAACTTCAGCCAATACCGGAATCGGTATCTATAACACATCCTGAAAAACCTGTATGGCCAGTCATAGGTATCGATAAAAATCATTACTTGTTGTATTTGCAAACCATTGCTCCATATATGATGCCTTTTTTAAAAGAGCGGTTATTAACTGTTATTCGTTATCCCCATGGGGTACCAGGTGAAAATTTTTATCAGAAAAACTCCCCAGAAAATACACCTGACTTTGTTTCAACTCAAACAATTGATGATACGAACTTTGTTATTTGTAATAACATCGAAACACTTATGTGGCTAGGAAATCAGCTTGCAATAGAGTTACACATTCCATTTCAACCGATTCATACAGAAAAGCCTACTGAAATTGTTTTTGACTTAGATCCACCTTCTGTTAATGAATTTCATTTAGCAATAGATGCAGCATTAAAAATGAAGGCTATTTTTGACCAGTTCAATTTAAAATCATTCATCAAAACATCAGGTGGGAAGGGAATGCAAATTTATATTCCATTACCTTTCAACACCTTTTCATATGAAGAGACAAGTGTTTTTACGGAATTTGTGTGCAAGTTTTTAATAGAGCAGTATCCTCAATGGTTTACCACAGAACGATTGAAAAAGAATCGGAACAATAAATTATATTTGGATTATGTACAACACCGTGAAGGGAAAACGATTATTGCACCTTATTCAGCAAGGGGAAATGAAAAAGGGTTAATAGCTACACCATTATATTGGGATGAGGTGAATGATTTCTTAAGACCAGACAAGTTTACTATACACAATGTGTTGGAACGAGTAAGAGTTGTAGGGAATCCATTTAGAAACTTCCGAGATATTGGGGAATTGCAGGACTTTAAATCAGTTCTTGATCAGCTAAAAGGGATATTATAA
- a CDS encoding Ku protein, producing the protein MHTVWKGSISFGLVNIPIKLHTATESKDIKLRQLHKECNTPISYKKVCEGCQKEVNEEDIVKAYEYSKNKFVVLDAEELENLRKENEDKAVEIIDFVKLEEIDPIYFEKTYFLSPDTTGTKAYALLRKTLEDSGKIGVAKIVIRSKEQLAVVRVYKDALVMETIHYPDEVRSVSDVPNIPSVDVVVQKELDTALMLVEQLTTVFEPTKYTDEYRTALMELIEDKKASSTVTATDKKPLPDNVTDLMSALQASLEKTKKPATRKRTTKTKKNA; encoded by the coding sequence ATGCATACAGTTTGGAAAGGTAGTATTAGTTTTGGTCTAGTAAATATTCCTATTAAACTTCACACAGCAACAGAAAGTAAAGATATTAAATTAAGACAGCTTCATAAAGAGTGCAATACACCAATTAGTTATAAAAAAGTATGCGAAGGTTGTCAAAAAGAAGTGAATGAAGAAGATATAGTTAAGGCCTATGAGTATTCAAAAAATAAATTTGTGGTATTAGACGCAGAGGAGTTAGAAAACTTACGCAAAGAAAATGAGGACAAAGCTGTAGAAATTATTGATTTTGTTAAATTAGAAGAGATTGATCCTATTTACTTTGAAAAGACTTACTTTTTGTCACCCGATACAACAGGCACAAAAGCATATGCATTATTGCGTAAAACTCTAGAGGACTCAGGAAAAATCGGTGTAGCAAAAATTGTTATTCGTTCTAAAGAACAATTAGCTGTGGTTCGTGTTTATAAGGATGCCTTGGTAATGGAGACCATTCATTATCCGGATGAAGTTAGAAGTGTTAGTGATGTTCCTAATATACCGAGTGTAGATGTAGTCGTACAAAAAGAACTTGATACAGCTCTAATGTTAGTAGAACAGCTAACAACAGTCTTTGAGCCAACAAAATACACCGATGAATATAGAACAGCATTAATGGAACTGATAGAAGATAAAAAAGCTAGTAGTACAGTTACTGCAACCGATAAGAAACCATTACCTGATAATGTGACCGACCTTATGTCTGCTCTTCAAGCTTCGCTGGAGAAAACTAAGAAACCAGCCACAAGAAAGCGTACAACCAAAACTAAGAAAAACGCTTAG
- a CDS encoding YjcZ family sporulation protein — translation MGYGGYQGSNNYYGDCGYGKGGGYGSTFVLIVVLFILLIIVGATFAY, via the coding sequence ATGGGATACGGAGGATACCAAGGTAGTAATAATTACTATGGAGACTGCGGTTATGGCAAAGGTGGCGGATATGGTTCAACATTCGTTCTTATCGTTGTCCTATTCATTCTTCTAATTATTGTTGGCGCAACTTTCGCTTATTAA
- a CDS encoding IucA/IucC family C-terminal-domain containing protein, giving the protein MNLTMYGVNMGQKGIPLEKLVDHDTLTEIVKQYAEYLETNSMAISASLFFKRYAVITAAAALDYYGFQKGTHNWLKDANFDINTFTINVQKSNIQLEEDWRKVLFLDHLHPICQFLAQEFKIPSKILWENVAVRLNRVLKRSVGHYAEDDIQLQVEALQEKQPNWFQNQNNPFAAYIVHPNEEKVRTTCCRYYQLTKKEEGVPYCLVCPLKK; this is encoded by the coding sequence ATGAATTTAACGATGTATGGCGTAAATATGGGACAAAAGGGAATCCCGCTTGAAAAATTAGTAGATCACGATACACTAACAGAAATCGTCAAACAATATGCCGAGTATTTAGAAACGAATTCTATGGCAATTAGTGCATCTTTATTTTTCAAACGATATGCAGTGATAACAGCTGCAGCAGCCCTTGATTATTATGGGTTTCAAAAGGGAACGCACAATTGGTTAAAGGATGCAAATTTTGATATAAACACCTTTACGATAAATGTACAAAAAAGTAATATTCAATTGGAAGAAGATTGGCGAAAAGTATTGTTTCTGGATCATTTACATCCAATTTGTCAATTTTTAGCGCAAGAATTTAAAATACCGAGTAAAATTTTGTGGGAAAATGTAGCGGTTCGATTAAATAGAGTTTTGAAAAGAAGTGTAGGGCATTATGCTGAAGACGACATTCAACTACAAGTGGAAGCACTTCAAGAAAAACAACCCAATTGGTTTCAAAATCAAAACAATCCTTTTGCTGCATATATTGTTCACCCAAACGAAGAAAAAGTTCGTACAACATGCTGTCGCTACTATCAATTGACTAAAAAAGAAGAAGGCGTTCCTTATTGTTTAGTTTGTCCATTAAAAAAATAA
- a CDS encoding ABC transporter ATP-binding protein, whose amino-acid sequence MNGLQTKNLTLNYGDKPVIENLDFAIPSEKITVLVGANGSGKSTLLRSLARLLKPADGEIILHEKSLQTTSSKEIAKELAILPQGPIAPEGMTVYQLVKQGRFPHQKWYQQWSKEDEDHVEKALAATHLIEMKDLPVEALSGGQRQRAWIAMTLAQSTPIILLDEPTTYLDMTHQIELLDFLFDLNRIEKRTIVMVLHDLNLACRYADHLVAVHNRTVAIEGPPEEILTEEVVQQIFSMEALITKDPFFGTPLCIPKGKGRIIT is encoded by the coding sequence ATGAACGGATTACAGACGAAAAACTTAACATTAAACTATGGAGATAAACCGGTTATTGAAAATCTTGATTTTGCGATTCCGTCTGAAAAAATTACCGTGTTAGTAGGAGCAAATGGAAGTGGAAAGTCAACATTATTACGCTCATTAGCCCGTTTATTAAAACCTGCTGATGGTGAAATTATTTTACATGAGAAGTCATTACAAACGACTTCATCAAAGGAAATCGCTAAAGAATTAGCCATATTACCTCAAGGACCGATTGCACCGGAAGGGATGACGGTCTATCAGTTAGTTAAGCAAGGACGTTTTCCACATCAAAAGTGGTACCAGCAATGGTCAAAAGAGGATGAGGATCATGTTGAGAAGGCACTTGCTGCTACTCATTTAATAGAGATGAAGGATTTACCTGTTGAAGCATTATCTGGAGGGCAACGTCAACGTGCGTGGATTGCGATGACATTAGCGCAATCAACCCCCATCATTTTACTAGACGAACCGACAACCTATTTAGATATGACCCATCAAATTGAATTGCTCGATTTTTTATTCGATTTAAATCGTATCGAAAAGCGTACGATTGTCATGGTACTACATGACTTAAATTTAGCTTGTCGCTATGCTGATCATTTAGTGGCAGTTCATAATAGGACGGTTGCGATTGAAGGTCCACCTGAAGAAATTTTAACAGAGGAAGTTGTCCAACAAATTTTTAGTATGGAAGCCCTTATTACAAAGGATCCTTTCTTCGGTACACCTTTATGTATACCGAAAGGGAAGGGGCGCATTATTACATGA